Proteins from a single region of Candidatus Rokuibacteriota bacterium:
- a CDS encoding tetratricopeptide repeat protein: MAERDRIAEFKEVVELMPDDPVVRFGLAGADLDAGQAESAIPEYEETIRLKPDYSAAHRGLGRALERAGRRDEAQAAYRKGLEVAARTGDLQTKKEIEVFLLRLDTAGS; this comes from the coding sequence ATGGCTGAGCGTGATCGGATCGCCGAGTTCAAGGAGGTGGTCGAGCTGATGCCGGACGATCCGGTCGTCCGGTTCGGTCTGGCGGGCGCCGACCTCGACGCCGGGCAGGCCGAGAGCGCTATCCCCGAGTATGAGGAGACGATCCGGCTCAAGCCGGACTACTCCGCCGCCCATCGCGGGCTCGGCCGGGCGCTGGAGCGGGCCGGTCGACGCGACGAGGCCCAGGCGGCGTACCGGAAGGGGCTCGAGGTGGCGGCGCGCACCGGCGACCTCCAGACGAAGAAAGAGATCGAGGTCTTCCTCCTTCGTCTGGATACGGCGGGGAGTTGA
- a CDS encoding ATP-dependent helicase HrpA: protein MLDLDVLACPRCGGRQRVIAAVQNPLAGQAILAHRARSGALAPPGPAPPAPAALT, encoded by the coding sequence GTGCTCGATCTCGATGTCCTCGCCTGTCCCCGCTGTGGGGGCCGCCAGCGCGTCATCGCCGCCGTGCAGAATCCCCTCGCCGGGCAGGCCATCCTCGCCCACCGGGCCCGCTCCGGCGCCCTCGCGCCGCCCGGCCCCGCCCCACCCGCGCCCGCCGCCCTCACGTAG
- a CDS encoding CoA transferase, producing the protein MSAGPLDGVRVVEIGVAMAGPFCAMLLADYGAQVVKIERVGTGDDSRAWPPFFHDALGHYFASANRNKQSVALDLKRAEGVEVVRRLIGGADVVVDNYRVGALERAGLGYEALAAMNPRLVYCLISGFGATGPRSREPANDLFMQAFSGSMSITGEVGGGPVKMGLSVADLGAGMLGAIGVLMALEARHRTGRGQRVETSLLEGQFAMLSYHLTRFFSSGEVPGPSGSGALASPIYRAFKASDDWIVISAFNDRMYRDLCGALGRPEWADDPRFCDARQRADHRDLLIGMIGEVMAKDSVAHWESRLKAAGVPCSPINRIDRAVAEEQVRARDMIVQLELPGLGPIRMAGLPLKFSETPGRIELHPPRLGQHTAEVMRRLGYTDAAIEDLAARGVVGLDPGWCPQAGAPRLVPDDAGEGPAVGRSAGEAR; encoded by the coding sequence GTGAGCGCCGGCCCGCTCGACGGCGTCAGGGTCGTCGAGATCGGCGTCGCCATGGCCGGGCCGTTCTGCGCCATGCTGCTCGCCGATTACGGGGCGCAGGTCGTCAAGATCGAGCGCGTCGGCACCGGCGACGACAGCCGCGCCTGGCCCCCGTTCTTCCACGACGCGCTCGGCCACTACTTCGCCTCCGCCAACCGCAACAAGCAAAGCGTCGCCCTCGACCTGAAGCGCGCCGAGGGCGTCGAGGTCGTCCGGCGCCTGATCGGCGGGGCCGACGTCGTGGTGGACAACTACCGCGTCGGCGCGCTCGAGCGGGCTGGGCTCGGCTACGAGGCGCTGGCAGCAATGAACCCGCGGCTGGTTTACTGCTTGATCAGCGGCTTCGGCGCGACCGGGCCCCGGAGCCGCGAGCCGGCGAACGACCTGTTCATGCAGGCCTTCTCCGGCAGCATGAGCATCACCGGCGAGGTCGGCGGCGGCCCGGTGAAGATGGGCCTGTCGGTCGCGGACCTCGGCGCGGGGATGCTCGGAGCGATCGGCGTGCTGATGGCGCTCGAGGCCAGGCACCGCACCGGGCGAGGGCAGCGCGTGGAGACCTCGCTGCTCGAGGGCCAGTTCGCGATGCTGTCCTACCATCTGACGCGGTTCTTCTCGAGCGGCGAGGTGCCGGGGCCGAGCGGCAGCGGCGCCCTCGCCAGCCCGATCTACCGGGCGTTCAAGGCCTCCGACGACTGGATCGTCATCTCCGCCTTCAACGACCGGATGTACCGCGACCTGTGCGGAGCGCTCGGGCGGCCGGAATGGGCGGACGACCCACGCTTCTGCGACGCGCGGCAGCGTGCCGACCATCGCGACCTGCTGATCGGCATGATCGGCGAGGTCATGGCCAAGGACTCGGTCGCCCACTGGGAGTCGCGGTTGAAGGCGGCCGGCGTGCCGTGCTCGCCCATCAACCGGATCGACAGAGCCGTGGCCGAGGAGCAGGTCCGTGCCCGCGACATGATCGTGCAGCTAGAGCTGCCCGGGCTCGGACCGATCCGCATGGCCGGGCTGCCGCTGAAGTTCAGCGAGACGCCGGGGCGCATCGAGCTGCATCCGCCGCGCCTGGGCCAGCACACGGCGGAGGTGATGCGGCGGCTCGGCTACACGGACGCGGCGATCGAGGACCTGGCCGCGCGGGGCGTCGTCGGGCTCGACCCCGGCTGGTGCCCCCAGGCTGGTGCCCCCAGGCTGGTGCCCGATGACGCCGGCGAAGGGCCCGCAGTAGGCCGCTCGGCCGGGGAAGCGCGGTGA
- a CDS encoding acyltransferase codes for MAELNAAATRSSLGYRPSLDGLRGISILAVMGYHSGLISGGYLGVDVFFVLSGFLITTLLVEEQQRHGAISFRRFYMRRALRLLPALFATVAVCASGEFAFASPEASRHTWGAVAAVVFYAANWAMIAGQPLFVLGHTWSLAIEEQFYLVWPPSLAVLTRVVGRRGWILGIVAAGGLLVPAYRFLLMSQRASQLHLYVGLDTRADSLLVGCTVGLLIGWKMLPTSPTARVVSGIGAMVATLALTYLFVEATWPRDYLFHATSTLASLATAFLIVKLLIAPSRIDRLLEGSPLVGLGRISYGLYLWHYPVFYVFGALSVPGVLPSPTHLPEAWLATLVIATTSFFFLEQPLLRLKRHFRAP; via the coding sequence ATGGCTGAATTGAACGCCGCGGCCACCCGCTCCAGTCTGGGTTACCGGCCGTCGCTCGACGGTCTTCGAGGCATCTCTATCTTGGCCGTTATGGGCTACCACTCCGGGCTGATCTCTGGTGGCTATCTCGGTGTTGACGTGTTCTTTGTGTTGAGCGGCTTCCTCATTACGACGCTCCTCGTCGAAGAGCAGCAACGGCACGGTGCGATCAGTTTTCGTAGGTTCTACATGCGACGGGCGCTGCGCTTGCTCCCGGCCCTCTTCGCGACGGTCGCGGTCTGCGCGTCAGGCGAGTTCGCTTTCGCGTCACCCGAGGCGTCACGGCATACGTGGGGAGCGGTGGCGGCGGTCGTCTTCTACGCAGCGAATTGGGCGATGATTGCCGGGCAACCGCTCTTCGTCCTCGGGCACACATGGTCCCTCGCCATCGAAGAGCAGTTCTATCTCGTGTGGCCACCGAGCCTGGCCGTGCTCACTCGAGTTGTGGGCCGTCGTGGCTGGATCCTCGGTATCGTGGCGGCTGGAGGCCTGCTGGTACCCGCATACCGATTCCTGCTGATGAGCCAACGTGCCTCCCAACTTCACCTATACGTGGGACTGGACACGCGGGCTGACTCGCTCCTCGTCGGTTGCACCGTCGGGCTCCTCATCGGGTGGAAGATGCTCCCGACGTCGCCGACCGCTCGAGTCGTCTCCGGAATCGGAGCGATGGTGGCGACCTTGGCGCTGACCTATCTCTTCGTCGAGGCCACGTGGCCGAGGGACTACCTCTTCCACGCTACGAGTACGCTCGCCTCGCTTGCCACGGCGTTCCTCATCGTGAAGTTGTTGATCGCGCCCTCGAGAATTGACCGTCTCCTCGAAGGATCGCCTCTCGTCGGGTTGGGACGGATCTCCTACGGGCTCTACCTCTGGCACTATCCAGTCTTCTACGTGTTTGGCGCGCTCAGCGTGCCGGGGGTTCTCCCCTCTCCGACACACCTCCCAGAGGCTTGGCTTGCCACGCTCGTGATTGCCACCACTTCATTTTTTTTCCTCGAGCAGCCCCTGCTGCGGCTCAAGCGCCACTTCCGTGCCCCTTGA
- a CDS encoding Bax inhibitor-1/YccA family protein, with protein sequence MADYNTASASTALPAAADAQRVTAFLRKVYAWMCAGLGVTAFVAFTVVGSPTIVRAIASNQLLFFGLFAAELGLVFYLSARASKLAPGAAAGLFVLYSALNGVTLSLVLLMYTGASVATTFVVTAGMFGALALFGSTTTRSLAGAGHFFFMGLVGLVLASVVGMFWHSEALQFLISVIGVIVFTGLTAWDAQRLKQMALALPEGQSGSYAVVGALSLYLNFINLFLILLRFSGGRRS encoded by the coding sequence ATGGCCGACTACAATACGGCGTCCGCCTCGACCGCTCTGCCGGCGGCAGCCGACGCTCAACGCGTCACCGCGTTCCTTCGAAAAGTCTACGCGTGGATGTGTGCCGGGCTGGGCGTGACCGCCTTTGTCGCGTTCACCGTGGTGGGCTCGCCAACGATCGTCCGGGCGATCGCGTCGAATCAGCTGTTGTTCTTCGGCCTCTTCGCCGCCGAGCTGGGCCTCGTCTTCTACCTTTCTGCTCGCGCGTCCAAGCTCGCGCCGGGCGCAGCCGCGGGACTCTTCGTACTCTACTCGGCGCTGAACGGGGTGACGCTGTCGCTCGTGTTGCTCATGTACACGGGCGCATCCGTCGCGACGACGTTCGTCGTCACGGCGGGGATGTTCGGCGCGCTCGCCCTTTTCGGCTCGACCACGACGCGCAGCCTGGCCGGCGCCGGTCACTTCTTCTTCATGGGGCTGGTCGGGCTCGTGCTCGCGTCAGTCGTCGGCATGTTCTGGCACAGCGAGGCCCTGCAGTTCCTGATCTCCGTCATCGGCGTGATCGTGTTTACCGGGCTCACCGCCTGGGACGCGCAGCGCCTGAAGCAGATGGCGCTGGCGCTACCGGAAGGCCAGAGCGGGTCCTATGCGGTCGTGGGAGCCCTGTCGCTCTATCTCAATTTCATCAACCTCTTCCTGATCCTGCTTCGGTTCTCGGGTGGAAGGCGAAGCTGA